The genomic window CCCACAGTTTTCAACTAATATTACTTCTGTCAATGCCAAAAGTTTCAGCTCCGACCATACGAATACAGGAATTGGCGCTGCCGCTTTTGCTCGATTAAATCTTGCACTTTTTTATGCTCAGGGTGAATTTGGATATGCTCAAACTAATTTCAGCGTATATCAAGACGGAGTTGGAGAAACTAAATTTAAACTGGCAGGAACAGATGCTTCGCTAATTGCTGGGTTTAAAATTGTTCCCCTTGGAAAGGCTGGAAACGTAAGACTTTTTGTTGGCTACAACTGGAAAAATTATTCAGACATAAGTACCAACAATAATCTTAATTCTATAGCCTTGGAAAGAAACAATCACAGTATTCTTGGAGGTGTTGGAGTTGATGTCTGGAGACTAACGTTTGATCTTAGATATCTTGCCGGCCTAAGCGATATAGATGCTTCTAATAGCGAAATTAAAACTGGAGTAACAAATCTATCACTTGGATTTAAATTCCTATAAACATAAAACAAAAAAAGGGAATCGATTGATTCCCTTTTTTTGTTTTTATAGTTTAACGTAATAACTCTCTTCATTATCACTCATTATCTTTTGTATTCCTTCTTCTGTTTTAACAGCTACATTTACAACATGGAGTATGTTTGACTTATCATTCAGACTACAGTTCCAGATTGTCCCATCTGAAAGAATAATCTCTGAGAATGCTGATACATTACAGTTATTATCATTGTACACTAGATTTTCTGTTTTGACAAGTTTCTTTACCTGTGTTTTTTTGTCAACTTCGTAAAATAAAATCTCGTTTTCTTTAATTTCTACTAATTCATCAAAAGCAGATTGATTCACACTTACCGTAGCTGAAGACCAGACTGGTTGATTTCCTGTTCTTTTCCAAGTTCCAACAACTTGACTTAAAATTTCTTTTCTCAAAACGCCACGCAAAGTGTCTACTTTACTTACAGCATCTTTTCCGATTTCGTTTTCAGGTTTAATCTTCGCAGCTAAAGAAAACAAATCTATAGCTTTTACAAAATCAGCTTTTTTGTAGTAAGAAATAGCCAATTCATATTTGTTTTTTTGAAATGCAATCTTTTGATCGTTCTGCCCAAAAAATTGAATGGTAGTTAGCAAAACAATCAGAACAAAAGTATTCTTCATTTGGATTTGGAGGTATTTTTAGTATTTCGCAAACGTAATATTTTCCTAACAAATATCTTTACGGTTTTCCGTAATTTTGTATATTTTTAATTATTTTAAACAAAAAAAGTTACTTTGCGAGAACAAAGTAACTTTTTTAAATAGTTTACTACAGTTAACTCAATTATTTAACATTTAACACATTGTTTTCTGGTGTTGCATCCATAAAAATTCCACCATCAAGCTCAATTTTTTCTATTTTTTTTGAGCTTTTCAAAATTATTCTAGCCGTTTTTTGATTTTTCTCCCAAATCGCTGGCGTTTGATGCAAAGTAATTTTTGATTTATCAGCATAAGTGATTACAACGTCAAACGGAATTGCAAAACCTCCAATATTTTCTACCGTTATAATTTTCTTATCGGCAGAAATTCCTTTTATGGCAATATCTAAATAATTGTTCGTAAAGAACCAATTATTGAAAAACCAATTTAAATTCTTACCCGTTGCTGTATTAAATGAATTAAAATAATCCCACGGAATTGGATGTTTTCCATTCCAAGTATCCATATAGCCATGCAAAGCTTTTTTAAACAAATCATCTCCTAACATATCTTTCAAAGCCAAATAAGAAAGAGAAGCTTTTCCGTATGAGTTACTTCCATAACCTGCTCCAGACACCTGTGTAGACATTGTTATAATAGGCTGATCTTGTTCTGAAGAGCGATCATAAATATAATGGCTTACTCTAAAGTCTTTATAAAATTTATCTGCTGCTTCTTTACCGCGCTCTGCAATTGCGATTAAATATTCAAAAGTGGTTGCCCAACCTTCGTCCATAAATGCGTAACGCGTTTCGTTAATTCCCATATAGAATGGAAAATAAGTGTGGGCTACTTCATGATCTTGAACCAATTGCGCAAAAACAGCATTTCCCATTTCTGAGTCGTTGCACATCATTGGATATTCCATATCTGCAAAACCTTGAAAAGCTGTCATTTTTGAAAATGGATAAGGAACTCCTGGCCATTTATTTGAAAACCAATCTAAAGCATATTGATTGTTTTTTACAGAATTTACGAAATCTAATCCTTTTACATCATAAGCAGCCTGAATACTTGCGCGACGATTTGTCTTTTTATCGACTACGACACTGCTGGCATCCCATAAATAATGATCGCTTAAACCAAAACATACATCTGTAATATTTTTAGCTTCAAATTTCCATACATTCCAATCGTATTGTTTGGTTACAATGCCGCTTTTCATTTCCTGTTCGTTAGCGATATGCAGGATTTCATCTGTTGTGTATGATTTTTTTAAACGTGAAGCAAATTCAGGCTGTAAGACCTCATCTGGATTTAATAAATCTCCTGTTGCATAAACCACGTAATTTTTTGGTGCTTTTACAGAAAAAACATAATCATTAAAATCATTATAGAATTCTTGGCGGTCTGTGTGCGGTATTCTATCCCAGCCATTATAATCATCATACACTGAAACTCTAGGATAACTATACGCAACGAAGAAAGTAGTTTCGTCAATCTGCCCTTCTCGCCCACTTTCTTTAGACAAAGGATAATTCCACTGAATATTTATAGTAGTTTTTGAATGTGGCAAAATTGGTTTCTGCAATTTTACATCCCCAACAGTCCCCCAATTTCTAGCGTCTTCTTTGTACACCTCATTTTCTATTTTTAATGACGAAATTGTTAATCCATCACTTAAAAAGTCATTACTCAAATCACTCCCATGAGACGAAGTAGGTTTATGAAGATTATTTACAAAACGGATAACTAACTCTTTTAAAGTGTCTTTGCTGTTGTTCTCATAAATAATAGTTTCTGTACCTGAAACCATTCTAGTTTTAGGATCAACAGAAATTTCCATATTATATTTCCCTCGATTCTGCCAATAGTTTGTGCCTGGTTTTCCATCTTTAGAACGTGTTCCGTTCTCGAAGGCCTTTTTAATATTTCTAGGCATGTAAAGCTCTTGGGCAATAGTATCTTGAGCAAAAAGAACAAATGCTATTAATGCAAACTGCAAAAATTTCTTTTTCATAAATGATTCTTAGGACTTTAAATTGTTTAATATATAAGACTGCTGTTTTAAAACAATGTTACAAATTTAATTATTAATTGTGAATTGTTGATGGTTTGTAGTTGATGGTTAATGGTGCTTTTTAATTTTTAATTAAAAAAACTAAGCATCTTAGCACCTCAGAACCTTAGCATCTTTAAAAGAAAAACCGTCTATCACCAAAAGTAACAGACGGCATCTACAATTAATATATAACCTTGATTACTACAAAATATAATCGGTATTGATAAAATTAGATTCTTTGCTGTTAAGCAATTCCTGCAGAATCTCATTATTATAATCGATATCTTTTGAAGCTACAAACGTACGGATTGAGAATGAACGCAATGCATCTGGAATACTTAATGTCCCTACAGCAGAATCTTTTCTTCCTGTAAAAGGGAAAGCGTCTGGCCCTCTTTGGCAAGAGCTGTTTAAGTTTACTCGGCAAACTAAGTTAACCAAAGCATCAATTAGCGGTGCCAATGTTTTTATGTCTTTACCAAACAAACTTACTTGCTGTCCGTAATTTGATTCTGCCATATCTTTCAATGGTTCTTTGATATCTTTAAAAGAAAGCACAGGAACAACTGGTCCGAACTGCTCTTCGTGATACACACGCATTTCTTTGTTTACTGGATACAAAACGGCCGGGAAGATATAATTATCAGTATGTTTTCCTCCTTTTTCATTGATCACTTTTGCTCCTTTATGAACAGCGTCATCAATTAAACCTTGAATATATTTTGGTTTATCTGTTTCTGGAAGCGGTGTCAAAGAAACTCCTTTTTCCCATGGATTTCCAAAAACTAAACTATCTACTTTTTCAGCAAAACGTTTATTGAATTCTTCTCTAATAGATTCATGAACATATAAAACTTTTAATGCCGTACATCTTTGTCCATTAAAAGACAAGCTTCCTGTTATACATTCCTGAATAGCCAAATCTAAATCGGCATCTGGAAGAATAATAGCTGGATTTTTAGCTTCTAAACCTAAAATCAAACGCAATCTGTTTTTGTTTGGGTGCTGATCTTGTAAAGCAATCGCCGATTTACTGTTTCCAATTAATGCCAAAACATCAATTTTTCCAGATTTCATAATCGGAGAAGCTACTTCGCGCCCTCTACCGTAAACAATATTGATTACACCTTTTGGAAAACTACTTCTGAAAGCTTCCAACAATGGCGAAATACATAAAACACCATGCTTAGCTGGTTTGAAGATTACGGTATTTCCCATAATCAAAGCTGGAATCAATAATGAGAAAGTTTCGTTTAAAGGATAATTGTAAGGTCCAAGACAAAGTACAACTCCAAGAGGTCCACGACGAATCATGGCGTTTACTCCTTGTACTTTTTCGAAGTGTGAACTGCGTCCATTTAATTCTTTGTAACTTGCAATAGTATCATAAATATACTCTACAGTTCTGTCGAATTCTTTTTGCGAGTCTCCTAATGATTTTCCAATCTCCCACATTAAGTATTTCACTACTTCTTCGCGGGTTTCTTTCATTTGCTTCACAAATTTTTCCATGCATTTAATACGATCCACTACTTTCATAGTTGGCCATAAACCTTGTCCCATATCGTATGCATTGGTAGCAGCTTCGACAACTTCTACTGCTTCTTTTTCTCCCATAAAAGGAATAGATCCTAATAAAGTCGGCGAATATTTTTCTGTTGAAGAAATAGTAGAAAACACAGGTGTGGTTTGCCCTGTCCATTGTTTCAATTCTCCATTTACAAGATAAGTATCTTGATTTATCAGCGCATTAATCTGATATTCTTCTGGTATAAAACTCATAATTTGGTTATTTAATGGTCTGGTAATTCTATTTTCAAAAGAAAAAAGAGGCTTTTTTATTGCCTCTTCTTCTTTTATGGTTGTACTGTTTCACCTTCCCAATCTAGGATTCCTCCAAGCAGATTGTAGGCGTTTTCTATACCTAACTCGTTCATGATCTGGCATGCTTTTGCGCTTCTCGCCCCAGAACGACAGTATACATAATAGTTTTTATTTTTATCCAATTCTTCTATTTCATAGATAAATGCCTGCCCTTTATTGATATCAATATTAAGAGCATTCTCAATGTAGCCGTCATTAAATTCGTCTTCAGTTCTTACATCAAGTATAACTGCATTTTCGTCAGCCTCTAACTGAGCAACCCAATCTTCTTGTGATAAATTCATAATAAAATGTGTTTTTGTAAAATTACGACGTTTCTATATATAAAAAACGTACCAAATGCGATTTCGATTATTATTCTCAGAAAACGTTTTAGAGAAAGTATTATAATCAGTGAATTACAAATTTAGTTACTATTTTTAAAAATTCAGCCTACAAAATCGATAGAAAATAGGATTTTTTCATTTTCATAAAATTAATCTTAAATCTAGTTTTCTGATAATTATTCCCATCCCAAACCCTTATCTTTGCAAATAATCATATATTTTAATTCTATTTTGATAAAAATATTCGCCACGAACTAGACTAATTCTTAAAAGTAAATTGGTGTGAATTAATGTAATTCGTGGCAAAAAAAACTATAAAATGCAGCATTCATTAAAAACCATATTTCCTAATTTCTCCAACGAGCTTATCGCTACAATTGAAGAAAACGGAAGCCTTCAGGATTTTGAAGCAGGAACCATTTTAATGCGTACCGGACAGTATATTAAAAATACCGTTTTGATTATTAAAGGTAAAATCAAAATCTATCGCGAAGGCGAAGACGGCGGAGAGTTCTTGATGTATTATTTACAACCAGGACAAGCTTGTGCCATCTCGATGATTTGTACCGCAAAAAGCGAAAAAAGCCAGATAATGGCAAAAGTTGTTGAAGATGTTACTGTGATGATGATTCCGCTGCAATTGATGGACAAGTGGATGATGGAACACCGATCTTGGTATGAATTTGTAATTGAAACCTACCGAAGTCGCTTTGAAGAAGTTCTCGAAGTGGTTGACAACATCGCCTTCCGTTCTATGGATGAAAGATTAGAGTTTTATTTAAAACGTCATTCTGATGCATGCGGCTGTTCTGAAGTGAATCTTTCGCACCAAGAAATCGCAACCGAATTGAATACTTCACGAGAAGTGGTTTCCAGATTACTCAAAAAAATGGAACAGCGCGGTCTAGTCAAACTCAACCGAAACCAAATTGAGTTATTAAACACGAACTTCACGAATTAACACGAAACTTTTTTAACACATAGAAACATAGCTTAACGAAATCTACAAAAGGCGTTTCACTTGCATTAACGCACATACCTATGTGTAAATGACTAGTCATTTATTATAATCTTTTTCAAACAACTAAAATCTATGTTTCTATGTGTTTAAAATTTATTATGTGCAGAAAAATTCGTGTACATTCGTGAAATTAGTGTTTAATAATCCTCTTCTGTGATAAATGTTACTGTAGGATTCTAATTTCCGAAGCAACTTTGCATTAAAATAAATGCAATGGAATATTTAGGATTTTTCGCTTCAATCGTAATTGGAATCACACTTGGCTTAATTGGCGGAGGCGGTTCTATTCTCACTATTCCTATTTTAGTTTATTTATTCAAAGTCAATCCCGATCAGGCAACTTCTTATTCCCTGTTTATTGTGGGATTAACAGCATTATTTGGAAGTTACAGCCATTACAAAATGGGAAATTTAAAACTGAAATCGGCTTTGTACTTTGCAGTTCCTTCCGTTATCTCGATTTTGATAATACGTGAAGTAATTTTTCCTCAAATTGCATCGACTTTGTTTTCTGTTGCTTCTTATACTGTTTCAAAAGATTTTCTGATTATGATCATCTTTTCCGTTTTAATGATTACGGCAGCAATTTCGATGATTAAAAAAAATCAGTCTGAAATAAAATCAGCAGAGACCAATTATTTGCAGCTTAGCTTAATTGGATTTTTAGTCGGAATCGTAACCGGTTTTCTTGGCGCTGGCGGCGGATTCTTAATTATTCCTGCCCTGCTTTTTTTCGCCAATCTTCCCATGAAACAAGCCGTTGGAACTTCATTATTGATTATTAGCATTAATTCTTCAATAGGTTTTGCGGGCGATTTATATATCGGAACACCAATAAATTATACTTTTTTATTAAGCGTTTCCGCAATGGCCTTAATCGGTATGCTTGTTGGAAGTCAGCTTTCTAAGAAAATAGACGGCACAAAATTAAAACCTCTTTTTGGATGGTTTGTCCTCGTAATGGGATTTTACATCATTGCCAAAGAAGTTTTATTTTAATAGAACTCACAAATTTTATTTAGTTTCACTTGTAGAGTAATCTTTGTCAAAGCCTAACACTTTGACAAAGATGAAACTAAAACCTTCAAATTGTTCCAAACTTATCTTTATAACGTTCCAACTCAATTTCGGTTCTCGAAAGCAGTTTTTCTAGCAACTGAATTTTATCTTCATAAAGCTCTTTTATAATCGAAGTATTATCGGCATTAATTAAAATACTGCCATTATTATTTCCTGTAATTTTATTGAAACTATTAAAGTATTTATCGTATTCAAAACTAATTATATCCTCAACGCTGACATCTAAAATCCTTCCTATTTCAACTAATTTTTCGTAACTCAAAGAAGTCTTTCCTTTTTCAATTTTACTGTAACCCGCCTGAGTTACACCTAATCTTTCTGCCATATATTCTTGAGTGTAATTTTTTAACTCTCTAATGTTTCTAATCTTGTTTTTAATTGTTGTGGCCATAATTTTATTCTGATTTGAGGTCATGTATAGCTAAAACAGCCAGCCGTTAATTTCTAACGACTTAACTATACTTATTTTTGGATATTCGTTAAGCTACTTCATAATGAACATACTATGAATTAGCATATTGTTATTTTTTTCTTTTTGATAATCAAACAACCATATATCAATGCTGCCATTATGAAAAAGCGTCATAACGGAAAATATTAAATACAAACATTTGTGATTCTTTTTTAAGCAGTTCTTTGTATACTGCGTTCAAACTGAAGATCTAAATAATAATCAATCTGCTTACCAATCAATCTACGATCTCTTGGTGCAATTTTAGTTTTTATTTCATTTTGGTAAATATCTTTAACAAAAACAAAATATACAAACTCTGCTTTAGTGTTAAAACTTACTGCCATAATAAACAGATAACATAAAATTGCAGGAATGCTATAATACATATCTATTAAATTAAAAAATAGCATGCAATAGTACGCCACGATATTTAAAGCAATAAAAGTGACATTTTTAAGAAAATATTTTTTCTTTTTTTTGAGCAGTCCAAGTTCCTTAATTTCGTCAAACTGATACTGCCAATTCTTAGATTTGTAACGAAATCTAACCTTGTCGGAAAAAATTGTTAAGGGCATAAATTTAGTAGGTAAAAATAGATTTAAGCTTTTAGTAAAAATCATTTCTAGAAATTCTTTAGGGGAAAAAATTCTTAGATACGCAATATTAAACATTAACTGCTTTTTTTTCTTACAATCTGACTTATAGAATATAACTCTTGGTTGTAATTAAATCTTTTGTAAAAATTGCCTTATGGTTTTATAATAAAATATTCTTCAATTAAAAAATCCGTTTATTCATAGAGAACAAACGGATTTATCTTTTTATTTTAAAATTTTTACTTTTTAAGAAGCTTTTCTAAATATTCTACTTTTTCTTTTTCAGCCTGCACTAATCGCTCGTAAAGCTCTACCACCTTATCCAAAGGATTAAAAGTCGCATACATTCCTTGATTAAAGCTATTTCCCTGACTTGAACTATTATCATAAAAGTTATTAAAGAAATTGAAAACAGATTCTTCTGAGAAATTTTCAATTGCTTCGATAGTAACACCAAGTGCTTTTGCTATTTCTGCTAACTTTTCACTATCAACCTTTTCACTCGATTCGATATTCGAAACAGTTTGCTGGCTTAAACCAATTGCCATTGCCAAAGCTTCTTGCTTCATTCCTTTAAGCTCTCTAATTCGGCTTATGTTTCTTCCTATATGTTTTGGTTTTGCTATTGTGCTCATAATTCAAAGATATTTAAAATTCTTGAATTTTTTTTGTTTTGCTAAAATACAGTCTTTTTTGGCTACAGTATAATTTCAAAACACCTAAATTCAAAAATTGCTTCGACCAAAAATATACTTTTCAAATTAATCTCTCATAAAAAGGTCAAAAGTATTAAGCAAATTAAACTTTTAATTCATGTATTTTATAGACCAAATTTTCAGTGATTGTTTTTGCAACATTCAATTCGAAGCATAGCAATTCCATCACTTCTAAATATTGCTCTTTTGCTTCTTTAAAAACAGGATGATTTATTGAAACTGTAGCCATTGCATCTTTAAGAGACAAAAAAGAATCTAATGCATACTTTATAGTAAAAGGAAGATTATCAGCAACACTAAAATCAGCTCCAAAATCAACCGCTTTTAATCCATTATAATGCATTTTTAAAGCAATCTTCTCAAAAGTAAAAATACCTACAGAATATAAATGCGAAAATATCTCTGTTTCACATTCCGTTCTCTTAGAAATAATTTTTATTGAGTCCCCAAATCCTTTATATAATGATAAAATTTGAGGACTCTCTTCAGACAATCCTTCACTAATAAAAGAAAATAATTTCTCTTTAAAAACCACCGCTTTATCATTTAAAGATCGGGTGATTTCACTTAATTTATTAATACTAATTGTAGCTTCTGGTAGACACTGAATATCTTCTAACAATAAATATCCTCCTTCATCCTCTTCCCCCATGTATATGCGAAAATTTTTGTCATTTTGTTTTGACAATAAACTAGTTAATTCACTTTTCGACTTTTCATCTAACTTTTGTGAATATGGAATTTCTATTTTCCAGCGCTTCCTAGTTTTCTTAAAATTTTCTTTTGAAATTAATTGCCAATAAGTCTCTTTTTTTTGTGGCAAATGTGCTATCAGAATTATTGGAACACTAAGATTCAACCAGTAATCATAATGAATATTCGACACATAATGAGACAATGATTTTTCTGAAGCATAGAAATTCCCTTGTCCACTTTTAATTTGTACAGCTAGGAATTTTCCAGTAGGCTCATCATTGACAACTTCTTCAATTATAGCATCTAGTCCCACATCAATTATAGGTTGTTCTCTGAAGATCCATCCAATTTTATCTGTAATAATACTATCAGCAGCAATAACTCCTAATCTTTCTGTTTTGTCGTATCTCATCCTTTTTTAAGCCAAATTAAATCTAACAATCAATGTTCACCATACCCTATATCATCCATTTTACCGCTAAAAACTCGATATTGAATAATAAAATAAATAATCACTAGAAACAAAGCTATAAAAAACCAGCTCAAACCAGCGTTTAATCCGTATTCGTGAGCGGCTGTGTTGTAAATCGTTAACGACGGATTCACTTTATTGGTTGAAGGCAGAACATTCGGAAAAATTGAAACTGCTGTCGAAGCAAATCCGCCAACTAAGAATAAAGTTGAAAAAATAAATCCGTGGCCGTCTTTTTTAAAGGAACGAACTTTG from Flavobacterium sp. KACC 22763 includes these protein-coding regions:
- a CDS encoding outer membrane beta-barrel protein; its protein translation is MRKFFLAVFLCICANGFAQLIQIGPQFSTNITSVNAKSFSSDHTNTGIGAAAFARLNLALFYAQGEFGYAQTNFSVYQDGVGETKFKLAGTDASLIAGFKIVPLGKAGNVRLFVGYNWKNYSDISTNNNLNSIALERNNHSILGGVGVDVWRLTFDLRYLAGLSDIDASNSEIKTGVTNLSLGFKFL
- a CDS encoding tetratricopeptide repeat protein; translated protein: MKNTFVLIVLLTTIQFFGQNDQKIAFQKNKYELAISYYKKADFVKAIDLFSLAAKIKPENEIGKDAVSKVDTLRGVLRKEILSQVVGTWKRTGNQPVWSSATVSVNQSAFDELVEIKENEILFYEVDKKTQVKKLVKTENLVYNDNNCNVSAFSEIILSDGTIWNCSLNDKSNILHVVNVAVKTEEGIQKIMSDNEESYYVKL
- a CDS encoding M1 family metallopeptidase, coding for MKKKFLQFALIAFVLFAQDTIAQELYMPRNIKKAFENGTRSKDGKPGTNYWQNRGKYNMEISVDPKTRMVSGTETIIYENNSKDTLKELVIRFVNNLHKPTSSHGSDLSNDFLSDGLTISSLKIENEVYKEDARNWGTVGDVKLQKPILPHSKTTINIQWNYPLSKESGREGQIDETTFFVAYSYPRVSVYDDYNGWDRIPHTDRQEFYNDFNDYVFSVKAPKNYVVYATGDLLNPDEVLQPEFASRLKKSYTTDEILHIANEQEMKSGIVTKQYDWNVWKFEAKNITDVCFGLSDHYLWDASSVVVDKKTNRRASIQAAYDVKGLDFVNSVKNNQYALDWFSNKWPGVPYPFSKMTAFQGFADMEYPMMCNDSEMGNAVFAQLVQDHEVAHTYFPFYMGINETRYAFMDEGWATTFEYLIAIAERGKEAADKFYKDFRVSHYIYDRSSEQDQPIITMSTQVSGAGYGSNSYGKASLSYLALKDMLGDDLFKKALHGYMDTWNGKHPIPWDYFNSFNTATGKNLNWFFNNWFFTNNYLDIAIKGISADKKIITVENIGGFAIPFDVVITYADKSKITLHQTPAIWEKNQKTARIILKSSKKIEKIELDGGIFMDATPENNVLNVK
- a CDS encoding NADP-dependent glyceraldehyde-3-phosphate dehydrogenase; this encodes MSFIPEEYQINALINQDTYLVNGELKQWTGQTTPVFSTISSTEKYSPTLLGSIPFMGEKEAVEVVEAATNAYDMGQGLWPTMKVVDRIKCMEKFVKQMKETREEVVKYLMWEIGKSLGDSQKEFDRTVEYIYDTIASYKELNGRSSHFEKVQGVNAMIRRGPLGVVLCLGPYNYPLNETFSLLIPALIMGNTVIFKPAKHGVLCISPLLEAFRSSFPKGVINIVYGRGREVASPIMKSGKIDVLALIGNSKSAIALQDQHPNKNRLRLILGLEAKNPAIILPDADLDLAIQECITGSLSFNGQRCTALKVLYVHESIREEFNKRFAEKVDSLVFGNPWEKGVSLTPLPETDKPKYIQGLIDDAVHKGAKVINEKGGKHTDNYIFPAVLYPVNKEMRVYHEEQFGPVVPVLSFKDIKEPLKDMAESNYGQQVSLFGKDIKTLAPLIDALVNLVCRVNLNSSCQRGPDAFPFTGRKDSAVGTLSIPDALRSFSIRTFVASKDIDYNNEILQELLNSKESNFINTDYIL
- a CDS encoding rhodanese-like domain-containing protein — encoded protein: MNLSQEDWVAQLEADENAVILDVRTEDEFNDGYIENALNIDINKGQAFIYEIEELDKNKNYYVYCRSGARSAKACQIMNELGIENAYNLLGGILDWEGETVQP
- a CDS encoding Crp/Fnr family transcriptional regulator — protein: MQHSLKTIFPNFSNELIATIEENGSLQDFEAGTILMRTGQYIKNTVLIIKGKIKIYREGEDGGEFLMYYLQPGQACAISMICTAKSEKSQIMAKVVEDVTVMMIPLQLMDKWMMEHRSWYEFVIETYRSRFEEVLEVVDNIAFRSMDERLEFYLKRHSDACGCSEVNLSHQEIATELNTSREVVSRLLKKMEQRGLVKLNRNQIELLNTNFTN
- a CDS encoding sulfite exporter TauE/SafE family protein → MEYLGFFASIVIGITLGLIGGGGSILTIPILVYLFKVNPDQATSYSLFIVGLTALFGSYSHYKMGNLKLKSALYFAVPSVISILIIREVIFPQIASTLFSVASYTVSKDFLIMIIFSVLMITAAISMIKKNQSEIKSAETNYLQLSLIGFLVGIVTGFLGAGGGFLIIPALLFFANLPMKQAVGTSLLIISINSSIGFAGDLYIGTPINYTFLLSVSAMALIGMLVGSQLSKKIDGTKLKPLFGWFVLVMGFYIIAKEVLF
- a CDS encoding helix-turn-helix transcriptional regulator, which codes for MATTIKNKIRNIRELKNYTQEYMAERLGVTQAGYSKIEKGKTSLSYEKLVEIGRILDVSVEDIISFEYDKYFNSFNKITGNNNGSILINADNTSIIKELYEDKIQLLEKLLSRTEIELERYKDKFGTI
- a CDS encoding helix-turn-helix domain-containing protein translates to MSTIAKPKHIGRNISRIRELKGMKQEALAMAIGLSQQTVSNIESSEKVDSEKLAEIAKALGVTIEAIENFSEESVFNFFNNFYDNSSSQGNSFNQGMYATFNPLDKVVELYERLVQAEKEKVEYLEKLLKK
- a CDS encoding DUF4365 domain-containing protein; this translates as MRYDKTERLGVIAADSIITDKIGWIFREQPIIDVGLDAIIEEVVNDEPTGKFLAVQIKSGQGNFYASEKSLSHYVSNIHYDYWLNLSVPIILIAHLPQKKETYWQLISKENFKKTRKRWKIEIPYSQKLDEKSKSELTSLLSKQNDKNFRIYMGEEDEGGYLLLEDIQCLPEATISINKLSEITRSLNDKAVVFKEKLFSFISEGLSEESPQILSLYKGFGDSIKIISKRTECETEIFSHLYSVGIFTFEKIALKMHYNGLKAVDFGADFSVADNLPFTIKYALDSFLSLKDAMATVSINHPVFKEAKEQYLEVMELLCFELNVAKTITENLVYKIHELKV